The Lutzomyia longipalpis isolate SR_M1_2022 chromosome 2, ASM2433408v1 DNA window caatatttaattaaaacttcaaAAGAAGCATCCCTTCGCGACGATGCGTGTGGCTCGGGGAAACTTTTCCACCCCATGTAGAAGAGATGAAAGATTgagatttctattttatttaacattttaattagtaacattcaaaattaatcacTCCCTGGGAAGCCCGCTCATGACCTTCATCATCCCGCGtgaatttcatctttttttttgcagcccACACTCCCCCGCAACACGCCTCAATCTAATTTCTCTTTTGCGAACTGAAGATAATCATTCTGGAAGATAATGGCTCGCGCAAGGACTGGGTGTGTTCATGATGAGAAATTGTCCAGCAAAATTGGGTTGTGAACTTTGACTTAATGAGGGGTACGCGGGAAATAGCGCAAGGGGTTTGGGGTGAAAATTCAACTAAAGAAAGTTTTAACAGGACTTGGCAGTTGAATGAGttttatgatcattttttctgtCTGATAAGATCACATTGAAGACGTGGATTAGAGCTTTGGACACTCAAGGAAAGGataataaatggaaattaaagGAAGTTTTTCGTTTTCTGCTttggaatgaatttttttgattgattaaaatttgaaaatttttaataaaaatcatttttttattttaatttaaagtttaagcTCTAAAATCTCTAGTTaggaggaaaagctcaaatactttatgtaggtaatttatgtataaaataaataatttaaaaggagCCATAAAAGGCTCGGCCTAGACCTTTTTTCTAGCATAATTTTCAGAGCAAtattaagaagaaattgaagaattcaaaaaattcttaacatGCTTTTGGGATTAATGTATTCTGTATGTTTTAGggggaaaatgattttccttaattttgaTGACTTTTCCAACATTCAACGACGCGCGGGTTATCCCTTTTGCTGCTGCTTAGCAACTCTAcatgataaaattttcccacccCCACCCGGTTGGCACTGACTTTCAACTCTGTGAGTGCGATGCCATGAATGTTGATGGCATTTCCATCCCCATCATAATATTGCTGGAGTTTTCTCTCACTGTGCTGCCACACCATCCCTAGAGGCCAAACACATGTTGGGGGGCTTTCGCGTGTCTGCGTGAGAgtgtttaatttctttttggtttgaaggaaaaaacaaGGGAAAACGATTTACAATTGTGATATGAAAATGACAGTGAGAAAACAAGAAGAGCGAGAGTAGGTGGATTTTCCATGAACAGGAAAACgcaattttcctcaatgaCAACCCCCCTTGTCAAATATTGCTTTTCCGTACCCCCTCTGGGGGGTAACCAACCCCGAAAAAGGTGCCAAGTGTGTGAATTTGAGCTTCAGTTGATGGGAGGAAAGCTCAAGAGAAGTAGTAGAGAGGAATTGTAGGGAAAAAaaggtgaagaaaattgaggcaATTTTCCCGGGGAATGTCTTGTGTGCATCCACTTCCGTACGACGATGACTCGCTTTTCCACTCTCACAGGGAAGGTGTAAAATATAATCTTGGGTGTGACAAGGGCTTCAATGGCTCACCCTGGTGAAAGTGAAGAGGTGTGTTCTCATTCTCATGATCATCTCACGTTATTGAGTCAAATCTctaaggatttcttttttccttccacaCCTGCCTGCCTTATTTCAACcctcacccacccacccattcTCTTTAGACTCTCTCACATCCCCCCTTCAGCATATGAAGGTTCTCAGAATTTCGCgatggaatgaaaattcagtgGCCGGAAGCACACAGATATTTGAATGCATTACATGTATTTCAATTATTCACTTAGAaaacaaggaaataaaatatttatgaaatagCGTGgaggaatgaaaaattcaagaaaaacatCCTCTACCTCTCTTGCAGAACAATAAAGAAATTgttgttcgtttttttttctttcttcctggGCCTTTTACTCCGAATTACAGAGAGAGATGTAATAATTGGATTTGTTAGATTGTGGTTTCCACACAAAATACCCTCCAAGGTAGAAAATGGACTTTTTTATGCTTCCTATTTGGTATATGAATGCCTGTGGGAGTGATATTTTCCagaacaataaattttgaCTGGCGCtgtaaaaacaatttaaaaaaattttattatttagaaagaaaaaatcttccggtaagtttttctttaagttttcagatattttggagttttttttgatatttaaaaatcagAGGATAAACTTTATGATTTATAGagctttatgaattttaaggtttttactaaaaagcataaaaaccagtcttaaaatttaaatcaaataaaaacaagCTCAAAAACcgatattttcaaaattctttctcattgCTTTTCATGAAAGGTAAAGCATTTCcttctctttaaatttctctctcgattttttttcatttcctccCAAATTCCTCTAGCTCCCTTAACATATTATATTTCAATGAAGCTTCTTTATGGaactgaatttttttcacgttAGAGTGActgaattaaaagttaattttccttcaaagaaACCCTCCACTTTTACCCTTCTAGTAAGTAATAATAatgcaaataatttctttggtTGGGACTaccaaaaggaaaaagaagcCCTTAACGAAAGCTCCCGCACTGTGGGGAAAGTTTGTGATgtgaatgaagaaattttcatcccaGATATTTTTGCATCTTTGGATTTTCCCTTTAGCTGAGCACAAGAAGCGATATAagctggaaaattctttagaaattcttagaagagactcctttttttctcaaccccTTCTTGTACACAAGACTGCTCAAATACTTCCCTTTTGTGCACTCAAAACTATCTCAAACGTaactcttcttacattttttttcttccatcttcCTTCTGTAACATCCTTTTAGAGAGGCATCAGTGGGAGAGTATATATTCATCGTTAAAAGTGTGCTATAATGGACTAAGTTTAGTGAGTGTGTAGTAAAGTTCTCAAGAGACGAAGGAGTAGAGATTGTATTCTTAAGTAGATGCGAAAGATAATCCGtgaaattttgtacattttcgTCGTAAGatgcaaaaaaggataaaaagcgcaattctaaattaaattagagaCTCATCTGTactataaataattaatattacaTATAGTGTTTATTAGTCAATGTGTTAAAAATCGTTTTAAGGAaaggcaaagagaaaaaagttaaGTGCTCTAATCCCCAATCTTGTGTATAAAGTACGCGTGAAGTATGTGGATGACCCACCGTCTAAATTGAGCGTGTGGGTGGGTCACAATGACAGAGTTCGAGCGTCGTATGTTGGAGTGGAGTTTGTCCAATGGCAAGCTAAGTCGATCGAATAGTGCACGCGAACCCAAACCTTCTCGGGGGCGAGAGACGCTCAAACCCGGAAAGAGCGCAAAGCGCGAAGTGTACTTCCTGTCGCCGTCGAAGAAGCGTCGACGTGACAATTCGGCCTCATCGAAGAGGGACGCATCCACCCTCTCGTTGCGACAATCAACCTTCCCGCGTGTCCTGCCGCCAGCACGCACGGAAAATTGTGGTTTGGTCGAGAGTCGCCTGGACGGGCACATCCCGCACCGTAGGCACTCAACAGACGTTCAGAACGACACAAATTGCGATCAAACCATCTACTATTCCGACTCCAATCGCTCAGTAACGCCACAATACAGTGAATCCCACAGGATCCCCAATCACACAGCAGGATCTGAAGTTCAGGGATCACTGAGACGTAGCAAAGGACGGAGTAGTCAGTCGCTTTGTAGCTGTGACGCTGAGACTGAggtaagaattcttttcttttcttctaacGAATTAAACTTCATGTAATTcaaataatcataaatattcggaatattgaaaattattcgaCTAAAACTCCCCAATGTTCATCAGAAAACTACCCTTTGGATAAAACTCATCAATAAAAtgctgcagaaaaaaaagagacaataagaaaaatcttctgtagcttttcttttttcatcgtATTCTGTTAATTAGATACCCCTCATTGGAAGAAAATATCCTTTGCATATCGCATGAAGAAGTTGCGACTGTTAACTGAGAAATATTCTAGCCATTAAGTTGAGAatctctttaaataaaaatttattgaacattTAAAACTATCCGGAGTAAAATATGCGAGACTTGAGCGCACACCCCAGCAGCAggaattgtaagaaattttccttgagaatttatttcaagaaaactttcttggagcaaaaaaggaagaagtttAAGTGGGGAAATTTGTAGCATTGTAAGAAACAAATTGAGGAGACAATTTGAAGATAAACCATGCACAAAATGCTTCAATCAATCAAGTTGAGAGATTTTGCATGCCACGTGAGGtatttgtgtgtgtgggggatGATTTTAAGGGGTACGTGTCTGGCCTAATCCATCCTTCATCTTTTCACTCCACTTGCAGATTATTCCTGACCCGGACCGCCCGATGTGCCGGTACGGTGTTGACGGGAAGAAGAGTCACACGTACACGTGTGAGCAGAATGCCCAAATCCTCATGCGCCTGGAGCGGGAGCGACAGGCCAAGCTTGGCTCTACTGGAAAGATGGTGAGTTTTGGGTGCTGTTGCCCCTTTTAGTCCACTTCCGATGGGATTACAGCATGAATTTTCAGGGTGGAAATTGTCATGTGGTTTGGCACCATTCAGCTATGCACACAGacatacacacacacttcCCTCCCGGAATGCCCTAAAACGTGGTCAACCGCAGAATAGCACCAAAAGGATGGGATGTCCTTTTTGGCAAATGTCCAGCCCAAACCTCATTCACTTCCCCACCCACTCCCACCCTCGTGCAATCAATACAATCAATTGATTTGCATCGCATCGAATGATCCATCAATCGATttaatcagaattttttatgataaaaaatcattcgagagctttttcattttcaaaataactcgaaattctaataatttcTGATATTATCAGTATCAAAAAGCAATTATTGGTTCCGTCAAAGCTTTCGCAGaacaacattttaatttaatctgaACGGATATAAATTCCCTTCCTGCTGCAACATAATTCTAATTCTCATCTACACAGCATGAAGCAATTTGTTGGTCCCAATTTCCAAGAGGCATGTTAGTGCAAACCATGTCAAGTGATAGGGTACACCACAACACAGAGCTACAAAATCcacacaaaatttcattttgtgcaCTTCCGCCGGATGTGTGGAGAAAGGTGAAAATTCACCCCCAAAATACGGAAGGGAGGGGACAGGAAGGGGATGACGGTGGGTgagaaaaaaccacaaaacaAGTCAATTTGAACATGGAGAAAAGTTTGTCCAATTAAACCCCCTCGCTACGAATGGAAATCTCCGGCCGCCCACACTTTGGCGCGCAACTTTTAACATCTCACTCCTTTTGCGTatcattttctcattcagCAGCAAATTTTCACTACACCACATGAATCCACCACTTCCCCTCCATTCAGTTTCTTCTCGTTCCTCTGCTTTTTGGGGGTGCATTTTAGACCACCCCCGCGCTAAACGTGGGAAAGTTTAATTGccaaagaagattttccaaGTGAGATTGAGCTTCTGCAATTGGAATTGTATGCAAATTGATGGGGTGGGGAGGCGATGGGTGGTTGGATGCTGCAGCATCACACACATGATGTACCTTAAGAGGAATTTACGCCAAGAAGGCAGCATCTGCTTAGCATTTCCAACAATTACTTTCCAAGTCATTCACACGGAAAACCATAAAAGGGAATTTctaattcaaggaaaattctaatatggattttctttttctttttatatcaatgttgaatattttttctttaaattctttgtaagttaatcctaaaagaaaattcaaaatgaaggGCAGATTAAATGGgacttttattaatatttagtttaatactgaatatttatttaaaaaatctttttttaaatatttaaaaaaattcaaaatgattttattgattttttagatttacggaaatcaaaaattctgttagatttcttaaataaaatcttgttaaagtttcttttattatttaataagttttaagaattctttagaaattttctgtgcattcaattttatccacaaagaatttgtttttgcaCATTAAGAACAGCAATCAAGgaatttttaagagttttccTAACACCCTAACACGACCTACTTCATCCCAATCTCTCCCAATccttttttaaggaaaaaaaaagtgattttcttcaataacttttaatataaatttctctctggaatgtaaattaaaaatcaaccaaCTTTCCTATTAtaggaatattttcttaattttttatgcgcTACAATCTCATTGATCCTCTTTCATcgcatttttctcttttttaaccTTTTGGGGTTTGCCAAAGAGCTCACTCTTTCTCTGTGTGTTTACCCAAGAGATTACCGTCTTCTTGAGAATATTCGGTCACATTTTCCTTCATCCCCTCAAAGGGGCATACAAaagtaggaaaaaaagaaggaatcaAAGGATTGTTGAGGGATATGGTGGTGAAAGCTCTTGGAGAGAGTTTGGGAAAGATTTTGCATTGAATGGTCCGTTAACCCTTAAATTGTCAACTTCTGGGTGGATCTTGTGGGATATTTTAAAGTGTACTCATGGTGGGTTTCTCATTTGTGACTTTGAGGGCAGCGTAGGGAAAGGAGGACAAAGAGGGGGGTGGTAGCCATAGAGCCATCAACATGTCAGTAAAGGATGTTTCTCGATGTTTCATGGGAATTGCCTTTCCTTCCCTTTATAGAAActacgagagagagagagagagagtgaccCATCatgtgcagcagcagcagcacacACGGGATGCGCGGGTGAATGATAAATCTCGGCATTGTCCTCCTGGACAATTGGATGTCCAGGCGAGTGAATTGAGGGTCATTCTCTCGGTACGGTGATAAAGAACTTCCCGGTGCCTGAGAATGCCATTCAGTTGTGACGTACAGGCGTGGGTggatgtgggtgggtgggCTGAGGAGAGGCAAGATTCTAAATCACACTAAGCACTCTACCTCAATTAAATTCGTACACCGCGCCATCCCAACTCCCACAATGTGGCCAGAGGCACTCCAATTGAAGACAATTGCAGTGACTCTGTGCAAATACACGCGCGACTGGTTGGAATTGGGTGGGTGGAAATTTTGGCATGGGGGTACACATCGCGCCATTGCAGTGCGAGGAAAAGCACTCCGAGGAGGAACTTAATTACACATCCTATTAACGGATTCTCCATGCTCCTCGCATTAGAATGCGGGGGTGGAGTGAGTGGCAAACCGCACATGGAGTGTTGAACAAGAATACAAGGCGGTGGGTTGTGACGCAAATATCCTCCGGGTGTGATTAATTGCAGAAATATTATCCCTCTCATGCACATTTGAAGCAATTGATTAAATGCCGACATTCCTTCCTCGCACACAGCAAGGCATTGAGATaattatgaataaattcaCAGAGGAAGAGAGTACCATTGAGCCAGGAAAAGCTCCTGCACCAGAAAGCATTCTCATAATTCATACTTTATCTTCTCATGTCCATCACAATGTTTAATCATTATGCATAGTGCGGCTAATGGGAAATCCGAAAAGGATGAAGGGGATTATTATTCAACCTCATCATAGGACAATAGAAACCTATATAATGCATGAGAGCTAAAATGAGGGATTGAGAAGTATTTGAAAAATCCCCCAACGTTAATAATCAAGACTTAATATATTGCTTAAATTCCACTCAACGTGGTGgaatgaaaggagtttatgtacTTTTcattaatgaaaatgtttcactcctaaaaaaaaaaagaaatctcttacaatttttttaaagaaaaatccttaaactcccttcattttaatgaaaaattcaacaacacCACCCCACCAGCTTCGTGAGAAAATTTGCCACCCTTAATATACTTTACCAATTTATTCATCTCAAACATTTTGCCAAAATACATaagaatcaataaattttcataataccCCCATTTAAGCCACTCACATGGAATGTTTTGCGGAGTATTTTCCTCACCACCACCCACGTAATATTTTGGAACATTTCCCAGATCTTCTGGGGCCTTTGATTTACTACTAAAAgccaaattttattaacatgTGAGCCGAAACTTTTGGGGATTCGTACACACATAGAATGGGTTTCTAGGTCAAGTGGGAGCATCCCTCTGGAAATTTTGGGGATACCTTCCCCTGCCACAAATCCCTTTGCGACACATGGACGCCCTCAAATTTTTGTTTAGCACCCGGGTGTGTGGGGAAGACCGTTAAAAGCTCCCCCAGTGGAATTGAAGAGGCGAGCTTTCTCTCATGTTTGTCATCTCTCTGATGGGATTGCATTTTTGGAGCCTTGTCCATTGCCAAGCGCGacctttctcaattttttttaccctcccCCAACTCTCCTTGTGCTTGAACGGAGAGACGTCTGGCAAAGGTGGTAGTCTGTATGGCAGGAAAGTGCGGATTATGGTCCATATATTTGGGTCTATGGGAGAGAATTTCTATATGAAGCATGTGGAATTAAATGGAGTGTGGATTAGCGGTGGAAGGGGGTGGTAGGATTAAATGGAAGGTGAGAGGTGGCGCACCACTCGAGATCCCTTTTTAGGGAGGAATCATGAAGAGaagaaatgaaaggaaaaaatgcTCTTTTTATCCTCACAGGGCGAAGGAGTGGGAAACAGAGAGTTATTTCTGGTTCTGTGGGTTCGATTTTATTGCttcacgtattttttttttcttctccaatcTATAATTCCGAACGCATGTGAACACGCACATaattcacagagagagaggacCCTTTTCACCATCTTCCACACTGCTTGCTTGCTGGGGGTAGGTGAAAAGAAAAGCCTCCACGTCCCAAGATGGGGTGAACGGCTCACTCCCTTGAGGATGTGGAAAAGAAAGCTCTCGGGGAACGTGAAAGGCTTTCTCGCACAAATACAATTCTATTCATTCGGTAAATAAGAGCAAATGGACATTCTATAAAATGTGGCCAGGAGCCATTGTCATGCCATATTGCCGATATAGGGTGGATGAGAAGGATTCCGGATGCAGGGGCGGGTGGCTTAAGCACAGGAGGGTGAGTTTTCTATACGGAATCGGCATCGAATTCATCGATTTTCTCACTTCTTGCCCTCAAGGGAAGAAATTCGAATTTCTTATTGAAGCTTTCTTGGGGGTGGCATGGGGATACcgtacatacataacatatatCCTTAATCTCATGGAAACAACACACACGTTGagtattttccaataaaaccAAAGCTTTTCACATTCGCCGGAAAAgcctttcaaaaaattattcacacgAATTTGATAGGAATGTAAACGTGCCAATTTAAGAGAAAGGTTTTCCAAGGAATTTTCTCCGTTtgattaaggatttttttggggttgattTAGGAACtaaactattttctttttttttacctttttcagAATGCATTGTTTACGGACGTTGACATCATCCCACCCCCACCTCCGCCATTGAGAAGAAATCCTTCACTAACGCGACACTACCCAGCTACAATTAAGACTACCGTGAGTCCACCCTCAACCACAACAGGTGAGGACATCAAAACGGGTGACTGTAGTGTCTCCCTCCTCAATTGTGCCACTGCCAACATTAGCTACGAATTGAAGACGACTAAACCTGACATTTGCAACTTTGGCGCGCCCACGAGATCAGTCTCAACGACCCAGCTTGGTTTCGTAGATAATCCCGCTTTTGATCCCACCGGGCAGGATACGGAGAAACCCTGTCCGCACTTCCTCGTGGAAGATCAAGGAGGGGATCAGGGCTTCCAGAAGGACGACGCTACGGTCTTCTTCTATCACCACGAACCCCCGCCAAGTGCTCCAAACTTCGACATGGATTACCCGACGAAATTCAATACAATCGGACCGCACAGCGGGGAGAACTACCAGAAGTTGAAGCCTCCTCTCGATCGACATCACTCAAGTAGTTGCAATCTCAATCAATTCGGACACAGTCACGATGGGTGCTACTTCTCAAATTCACTCACGAATTTCTCCCTACTACCCCCATCGGGGCACCATCGGCCCTATAGCCATTTTCTAGCGAGCAGTATGGAGACTACCAACCCCCTTGGGGGATCGTACACGTCAACGCTTAGCTCAGGTACACTGGGGAAGCATCAGCATGCAGCTGGGATGCCCTGGAGGCACAGACAGTGCTCAAGTCGGGCCTCAAGTAGCTCTGGAACGAGTTCAACGCGTaagtttcatttaatattattttttttcttttgggaataTGGGTTCGCTTTAGTTGTGGCTCAGGGTTAAAGAAATCAAGAGAAAAGTCTTCTccagaagattttctttaagaaaaaatatcatttccaaagaaaaactttttattttaaataatacaGAGAGTGGGAAAGATATACTACATAATAGAAGAAAGCTCAGATATGTATTATAAAAGCTCAGAGTAAATTCGAATGCtccggaaaatttaatttttaattaaccctGGAGGATTTTACTGGTCACAGTGGCTAATTTAAGTTAAAATCTGTTaaacatttcgtgataaattctacatcctGTTTGTAGGGTAGTTCAAttacttcattttttctaaagaaaatttggaaaaacattttctttatgagAGGAAATTAAAGTCTacgttttgaggttagaaatatcGATCCTCGAAGGGtcaaaggagaaaaagaagagcAAAGTTTCTTTAATAACGAAAAGGATGTTAAGCacaatatatttaaaatttctttatagaaatccaaaaattaattaaataattttatttatcattcaaaataacataaatagattctcaaaatgaaattttattaaaatcttgaaagaaaaattactattttcttttattttaacaagCAGTTTgatcttattttaatttctacatTACATCCTTTTACACTCTACATTAAATCAGCCAATGAAAAACATCGTTTATATATGAAAGCTCttcaattcttttctaataatCTCCTGCTCTCTCTATAAATGGAAGGGCTGTATTGGATGGGGTTTCATTATTATTCTACACTATTTGTTGAACTAAAATGAGTTGCTGCtggtggtaaaaaaaatattggcaCACATAAACTCCAATTTCCAGCACTGAATTCCAATGCGGCACAACACCTTATTGATTAGTCAGCTCTGGTATGGTTTTTTTCCCGCACACGGCAAAACTTTTCCCACACTTTTGCTATATCGAATTTCCTCGAACAAACCCAACGTGTTCAGGAGGGGGAAGGGTGTTGGATGTCCTGTAGTGTCAGAAAGTTTCCAATTAACTCAACACACGATGTTTGTTTCTGAGGCACCTCACACCCGCCTCTTTTGGCAAGCTACATCCTGTTGCCGGAATTCTTTGAATACACCCTCCCCCACGCGTCTCCTTAGAAAGCTCTTGGCATGGGGTATGAATGGATGGAGGAGAGAGTTTGAGGAATTTATCGGAAGCCGCCaagttttgtgcaaaatctgTCTCAGTATGGCAAATAACGTCAATAACTCCATCTGCCTCGCTGAGCAACATAATTACACTAATCATACACGAAAGGAGGGCAGGCAAGGGGACGGCTATGTATATCTTATCACTGCGGCATAGAGGGTGGAACGTTGTGGGTTTGGGGATGAAGGTGTGACATAATGGAAATGAAGGCACGATGTGGGCGCACCAGGCAATCGACCGTATCGATTCTCTCTCGGGGGGTGATTTATTGTCCTCCGCATGAGTGTCTGGGGAAATCCTGCAGAGATCCTACACCGTACACACACTGCCCATACAACTCCTGAGAgaccaattaaaatttccctcCCAAAGAGCAGAGAGACTTTCTATTTGATTGAATCTCCTCGTGATCAATTAAATGTGATTTCGTTTTTATTGCCTTTTCGCTCTTATTCGGCAAAAAAATGCTAATGAGAAgttcaaggatttttctttgataaaagCTTCAGGGGGGAGATGAATTTttctaatgtgaaaattcattcatttaaaaaaaaatttctttaacaaaaatatattctttggTCAATTTGTTTGGCAGAAGCCTTAATAAATATGCAAAGAAACGCTAAAACGACGGGCTTATGTAACCACAGAGGGCTGTTTGTGTAGATTTGTCCCCATTCTTTTACACCATAACGTGTCATGCGATAGAAATGTCCACAAGCAACCCACCCCCGGCCACCCCTAAGCGCCGGGAtgtggtgaagaaaaatgagagaCAAATATATGAAGATGGTAGATAAGAAAGTTTGTGCCTTCTTTAAAGTTTCCCTACGTCCGCCCACCTCGTGGCATGTTATATTTTTCACGAGGAAATGAGAAGGATTTTCCGGGCTATTttcacacaacacacacacacacaaacacccTCCTCACCATGTTGGAAAAATATAATCCTCCCCCCAATGGATGGGAGTCCATCAATTTCTCTGAAAGCACCATGAAGTGAAGACTTTGCCGtgatgggggtgggtgggtggtttgCAGTGtgaagtttgattttttactCAGGCAGACAAACTCCAATGTCCACGATGAACAATTCATGCGTCTTTTTTGTTGCAAGGGCGGTGAGAGGACGTCGAACGTGTCTCAATGAAATTGAAGATGGAATTTATTGTTCCGTCGTGTGTGGAGGGATGAAGCCACATATGTGTGGGGTAAAACCATGACCAAACGTGTCAAGAAATACGTGCGGTGGGCGTTGTGGTGGAGATCCATCCACGTCACACCATTTGATCCATCATCATTGCTCCATCATCTCCTGTTTGTTTGCTTTCGCAGGCTGGGATGGTCCATCGAGGCACTGGCTGGCCGTAACGTCCATCCTCCTAATTGCTGGAGCCGCAGGGGTGGCTGTTCCACTTGCCCTTCGTGTCACGGCAGGTGAGatgatcaattttcttcctttttgggATCAAAAAGGTGGGAGGGCAATGCTACAACTTGTATGTGTACTTTTAGGAGCTCCCCTTGAGGAACGTCTCGAAGCTGCCACACAACTCCTCGAGGCTGTACCATTAATTGATGGGCACAATGATCTTCCATGGAATATCCGGAAGTTTCTTCACAATCAACTCAATGATTT harbors:
- the LOC129790516 gene encoding uncharacterized protein LOC129790516, with amino-acid sequence MTEFERRMLEWSLSNGKLSRSNSAREPKPSRGRETLKPGKSAKREVYFLSPSKKRRRDNSASSKRDASTLSLRQSTFPRVLPPARTENCGLVESRLDGHIPHRRHSTDVQNDTNCDQTIYYSDSNRSVTPQYSESHRIPNHTAGSEVQGSLRRSKGRSSQSLCSCDAETEIIPDPDRPMCRYGVDGKKSHTYTCEQNAQILMRLERERQAKLGSTGKMNALFTDVDIIPPPPPPLRRNPSLTRHYPATIKTTVSPPSTTTGEDIKTGDCSVSLLNCATANISYELKTTKPDICNFGAPTRSVSTTQLGFVDNPAFDPTGQDTEKPCPHFLVEDQGGDQGFQKDDATVFFYHHEPPPSAPNFDMDYPTKFNTIGPHSGENYQKLKPPLDRHHSSSCNLNQFGHSHDGCYFSNSLTNFSLLPPSGHHRPYSHFLASSMETTNPLGGSYTSTLSSGTLGKHQHAAGMPWRHRQCSSRASSSSGTSSTRWDGPSRHWLAVTSILLIAGAAGVAVPLALRVTAGAPLEERLEAATQLLEAVPLIDGHNDLPWNIRKFLHNQLNDFHFDEDLRNVMPWAKSTWSHTDLPRLRKGRVSAQFWAAYVPCEAQYRDAVQLTLEQIDVIKRLTERYSPELTTCASVADILEAHKNHQLCSLTGVEGGHSLGGSLGVLRTLYTVGVRYMTLTSTCHTPWADSSHDIKHGGLTAFGKTIIREMNRLGMIVDLSHVSVGTVRDALAVSDAPVIFSHSSAYEICNSSRNVQDDILVAVARNRGLVMVNFYSRFLSCSENATVHDAVAHINHIKRVAGIDHVGLGAGFDGINYTPKGLEDVSTYPMLFAELMGDGWTAEELTKLAGQNFLRVMSEVERVRDAQKTAGVRPFEEVPNFRPDDPYNCTSS